tgctctccccagggagagcgcgtcgctatactacagcgccaccctttttttctgtattttttcctgcgtgcaattttatttgttattcctatcgaagtgaattttctacagaattttgccagaacaacccttttgttgccgtgggttcttttatgtgcactaagtgcatgctgcacacgggacctcggtttatcatctcatctgaatgactagcgttcagactaccactcaaggtctagtggagggggagaaaatattggcggctgagctgtgcttcaaaccagcgcgcttagattctctcgcttccaaggcggacgcgtttcctcgaggacatcactccacttgtttaaccctttgagccatgaccaccgctttaccggtggtggggaggggtggcataatgcctggccacaggttgagcggtgcgtaaacactggTGTCGTGTtctgctattggttgacttatattgaagagccaatcagaaaaactgtaatattccgacgccagcgaacgcagtaccaacattgccgcgccccctcactgtgttttgtggatgtgctttggataaaaaagatcgatttctaccatgaagtgtgcagagtctcaacctgacacacctcctttgatcaactgattctgcatgcacagattcattttcaacatcactatctgtagcaaaatcatccgattcgaattccacctcactatcagagtaatcattgtcatactctacttgcgataaatcatcaagcatatcaattacttgctgcattgtgtacagttgttttctcgcacgttttgtccctgatttctgccctgacgggccaggttgagactgcacgcttcaaatgtttacacaccgctcaaccggtggccgggcattgtcatttttctctgccaccagtaaagcggtggtcagggctcaaaggatttaataccaattatttggaCATTTTGGCTCatgagctcaggcagaagggttaaaattgctcagaaactcagggctcaaagggttaaattgAACTTACTAATGTCATCAATCTCTCCTGAAAATGTTTGaaaattttccctatttttatacaaagctttcaaattcagagaaattgtaACTTTGTGATTATATTTTATTGTTCTGCATACTACACCATAGCACTGTTTTACTTACATTTTTGTTTGACTGAATATCTGGACATTCACTGGCTTGCAATgtcatgtctatatatatatataaaagaataatgttcacatacctcTTTATAACAGGCCTAGGCTATgcatatacatgaataaacactctggaatctggaatatctctctctctctctctctctctcacacacacacacacacacacacacacacacacacacatacatgcacacacacttttaacaacAGTGGCACCATCACAACTGTGGAATATCCCAGGTACGACTGTTGCTGGATATGCCCATTAGGCTGCTAGCCATCTGCAACACATGTAGTTTACGGTTCACACACTAGTCCCACATTGTATTTCACTTTATACACTGAGTGCTGACAATCGCACATATTAATTTACTGTTCACACTGAGTGCTGACAATCGCACATATTATTTTACTGTTCACACTGAGTGCTGACAATCACACATATCACTTTACTGTTCACACTGAGTGCTGACAATCACACAATGTATTTTACTGTTCACACTGAGTGCTGACAATCACACAATGTATTTTACTGTTCACACTGAGTGCTGACAATCACATGATGTATTTTACTGTTCACACTGAGTGCTGACAATCACACATATCACTTTACTGTTCACACTGAGTGCTGACAATCACACATATTATTTTACTGTTCACACTGAGTGCTGACAATCACAcattgtattttactgttcacactgactgagtgctgacaatcacacattttattttactgttcacactcagtgctgacaatcacacatattattttactgttcacactgagtgctgacaatcacacatatcactttactgttcacactgagtgctgacaatcacatgatgtattttactgttcacactgagtgctgacaatcacacattgtattttactgttcacactgagtgctgacaatcacacaatgtattttactgttcacagtgagtgctgacaatcacacattgtattttactgttcacACTGAGTGCTGACAATCACACAATGTATTTTGCTGTTCACAGTGAGTGCTGACAATCACACAATGTATTTTACTGTTCACACTGAGTGCTGACAATCACACAATGTATTTTGCTGTTCACAGTGAGTGCTGACAATCACACAATGTATTTTACTGTTCACACTGAGTGCTGACAATCACACAATGTATTTTACTGTTCACAGTGAGTGCTGACAATCACACAATGTATTTTACTGTTCACACTGACTGAGTGCTGACAATCACACGATGTATTTTACTGTTCACAGTGAGTGCTGACAATCACACAATGTATTTTTGTTCACACTGAGTGCTGACAATCACACAATGTATTTTACTGTTCACAGTGAGTGCTGACAATCACAcattgtattttactgttcacACTGAGTGCTGACAATCACACGATGTATTTCACTGTTCACACTGAGTGCTGACAATCACAcattgtattttactgttcacactgagtgctgacaatcacacaatgtattttactgttcacactgagtgctgacaatcacacattgtattttactgttcacactgagtgctgacaatcacacaatgtattttactgttcacactgagtgctgacaatcacacaatgtattttactgttcacactgagtgctgacaatcacacaatgtattttactgttcacactgagtgctgacaatcacatgatgtattttactgttcacactgagtgctgacaatcacacaatgtattttactgttcacactgactgagtgctgacaatcacacactgtattttactgttcacactgactgagtgctgacaatcacatgatgtattttactgttcacactgactgagtgctgacaatcacacaatgtattttactgttcacactgagtgctgacaatcacacgatgtattttactgttcacactgagtgctgacaatcacacattgtattttactgttcacactgagtgctgacaatcacatgatgtattttactgttcacagtgagtgctgacaatcacacattgtattttactgttcacAACGACTGAGTGCTGACAATCACATGATGTATTTTACTGTTCACAGTGAGTGCTGACAATCACACAATGTATTTTTGTTCACACTGAGTGCTGACAATCACACAATGTATTTTACTGTTCACACTGAGTGCTGACAATCACAcattgtattttactgttcacACTGAGTGCTGACAATCACACGATGTATTTCACTGTTCACACTGAGTGCTGACAATCACACAATGTATTTTACTGTTCACACTGAGTGTTGACAATCACACAATGTATTTTACTGTTCACACTGAGTGCTGACAATCACAcattgtattttactgttcacactgagtgttgacaatcacacaatgtattttactgttcacactgagtgctgacaatcacacattgtattttactgttcacACTGAGTGCTGACAATCACACAATGTATTTTACTGCTCACACTGAGTGAGTGCTGACAATCACACACTGTATTTTACTGTTCACACTGACTGAGTGCTGACAATCACATGATGTATTTTACTGTTCACACTGACTGAGTGCTGACAATCACACGATGTATTTTGCTGTTCACACTGAGTGCTGACAATCACACGATGTATTTTACTGTTCACACTGAGTGCTGACAATCACAcattgtattttactgttcacactgagtgctgacaatcacatgatgtattttactgttcacagtgagtgctgacaatcacacattgtattttactgttcacACTGACTGAGTGCTGACAATCACATGATGTATTTTACTGTTCACACTGAGTGCTGACAATCACACATTGTATTTTACTGTTCGCACTGAGTGCTGACAATCACACAATGTATTTTACTGTTCACAGTGAGTGCTGACAATCACACATATCACTTTACTGTTCACACTGATTGAGTGCTGACAATCACACGATGTATTTTACTGTTCACACTGACTGAGTGCTGACAATCACACAATGTATTTTACTGTTCACACTGACTGAGTGCTGACAATCACACAATGTATTTTACTGTTCACACTGAGTGCTGACAATCACACATTGTATTTCACTGTTCACACTGACTTCCGTTCAGATTTCACATTAACTGGAGTCCTCTTGTCACCTTCACTACCACAAAAACTTTGTTCCTTTTTCAGCTCGTTTCATAATGACTGTCTGGTATCAATATCTGTTGTTAGCTCACTCACCTGCTGTACTCGGAACGCACATCCTTGATCATTGTACTTCCCAAACAGTGCCAAAGATCCACACAGCCGCACAAAGCACCTgcagaaagaatgaaaataacaatgatCAGAATGGAAATCTTTGTGCACTCTCCCGTGTTTGTAGAGCTTTAAGCATTCCAAAAAAAGTTAGGATCAAAATAGaatcacacacattctcactcaccatgcgtctgcacacacacacacacacacacacacacaatcaatcaatcaatcaaaagggAAGATACACTGATTCACATCATGGTGACTCCTACTGTGAAAATCTGTGTCCTGTCTGAAGCTGATAAAACACTGACCAGTGGTTCAAATTTCCAAATATTTTTGAGTGAAATCTACACCTTGATGTTCATCACCACTGTCAACTTACCTTGAAGGTACTCTATGAATTAAACCTACACCTTGATGTTCATAGCCACTGTCAACTTACCTTGCAGGTACTCTATGAATTAAACCTACACCTTGATGTTCATAGCCACTGTCAACTTACCTTGCAGGTACTCTATGAATTAAACCTACACCTTGATGTTCATAGCCACTGTCAACTTACCTTGAAGGTACTCTATGAATTAAACCTACACCTTGATGTTCATAGCCACTGTCAACTTACCTTGCAGGTACTCAATCAATTAAACCTACACCTTCATGCTCATCACCACTGTCAACTTACCTTGAAGGTACTCTATGAATTAAACCTACACCTTGATGTTCATCACCACTGTCAACTTACCTTGAAAGTACTCCATCAATCAAACCTACACCTTGATGTTCATCACCACTGTCAACTTACCTTGAAGGTACTCGCAGGATGGCCTCCCCTGAGGGAGAAAGTTGGAGGAGATCAATTGTGTCACTGGCACCAATCTGGAAGATGAGGCtgaagatgatgaaggagaaagTTGAAGgtgatcagaatcagaatatcTTAATATCTcatagagaaattaagtgtggtgaagtctgtgatacacacaaattataagcaaaaaatttggcatacaacatatacataacaaaataacactcaactcagtcatagcaaagcaaactcgataactttccatcatgtaaaacacacacatacacatgcactgtgTCACTGGCACCAatctggaaaatcagactgaaaaTGATGAAGATGGTAAGAATGTGATACACATCAATACATATAATCCACTTTATTTTGATtaacacttgttttgttttttgttataagGTAATGACTTCATCATAAGCTAAGAACTACATTGTAAACTAATGACTTTATTATATAAGCTTATGATTTCATAATAAACTGGTGACTACACTGTCAgctgatgaaatgaaatgaaattatggtgcttagagcctcgccgaccactaaggccatctgaaggctatcgccgcgtcaataactactacaaggataaaaaaaaaaaaaaaccaattaaaacgagtcaccacttcaaactttccactccaaagttaaaaaaaaattccatagtttaaaaccttcaaatctggttaaaaatgttcacttcttttaagaagtccatcagcgcccacggagggacatcacgaaacaaagtcttcaaagaaaccgccgtgtaatgtctgcgtctaacgtcatgcagatcccaacagtcaaggagcacgtgtttcacggtgtgaGGCTCaacacagggaatgcatcgaggggcctcttcccccttcaacaagtaagaatgagtaaaaaaagtgtgccccgtacgcagtctgcacagcacagactcctcctttctg
This genomic interval from Babylonia areolata isolate BAREFJ2019XMU chromosome 8, ASM4173473v1, whole genome shotgun sequence contains the following:
- the LOC143284444 gene encoding ribonuclease P protein subunit p14-like isoform X3, whose protein sequence is MGDSSKSTFLRQVDKSPAPYCYLRATLEYEGKGLETNALQFKHFVIRALTQVFGQIGASDTIDLLQLSPSGEAILRVPSRCFVRLCGSLALFGKYNDQGCAFRVQQMASSLMGISSNSRTWDIPQL
- the LOC143284444 gene encoding ribonuclease P protein subunit p14-like isoform X1 → MCMFVQDISVELQKMGDSSKSTFLRQVDKSPAPYCYLRATLEYEGKGLETNALQFKHFVIRALTQVFGQIGASDTIDLLQLSPSGEAILRVPSRCFVRLCGSLALFGKYNDQGCAFRVQQMASSLMGISSNSRTWDIPQL
- the LOC143284444 gene encoding ribonuclease P protein subunit p14-like isoform X2; this translates as MCLQNVFKLQKMGDSSKSTFLRQVDKSPAPYCYLRATLEYEGKGLETNALQFKHFVIRALTQVFGQIGASDTIDLLQLSPSGEAILRVPSRCFVRLCGSLALFGKYNDQGCAFRVQQMASSLMGISSNSRTWDIPQL